The proteins below are encoded in one region of Aeromonas jandaei:
- a CDS encoding sodium:phosphate symporter, giving the protein MQQSDSQQQQSATRALFNWMSVIALVYLILVAVGAVSHGFKGFSGGAEGAAQIFAFANNPFVALLLGILATALVQSSSTVTSVIVGLVAGGLPIGMAIPMVMGANLGTTITNTIVSLGHVRDRTEFRRAFAAATVHDFFNLLAVVIFLPLELMFGLLQHSAEWLANMLVGSANMSMKGMDFMKPLTAPAQQLIDSAVSFLPGKGAAIATIVIGILLILASVTYLGKVLQKVLVGRAKEVLHKALGRGPLSGITSGALVTIMVQSSSTTTSLMIPLAGGGVFSTRQLYPFTLGANIGTTITALLAATAISGAGAQLALTIALVHVLFNVFAVALIYGLPFLRDLPVRAAEGLARIGSENKLLALGYVAGLFFALPALMMVVAK; this is encoded by the coding sequence ATGCAACAGAGTGACTCCCAACAGCAGCAGTCAGCGACCCGCGCCCTGTTCAACTGGATGAGTGTCATCGCCCTGGTTTACCTGATCCTGGTAGCCGTCGGCGCAGTCTCCCACGGTTTCAAAGGTTTCTCCGGCGGCGCCGAGGGCGCAGCCCAGATCTTCGCGTTTGCCAACAACCCCTTCGTCGCCCTGCTGCTCGGCATCCTGGCGACCGCGCTGGTGCAATCCTCCAGCACTGTGACCTCGGTCATCGTCGGTCTGGTTGCCGGCGGCCTGCCCATCGGCATGGCCATCCCCATGGTCATGGGTGCCAACCTCGGCACCACCATCACCAACACCATCGTTTCGCTGGGCCATGTCCGCGACCGTACCGAATTCCGCCGCGCCTTCGCCGCCGCCACCGTACACGACTTCTTCAACCTGCTGGCCGTGGTCATCTTCCTGCCGCTGGAGCTGATGTTCGGTCTGCTGCAGCATAGCGCCGAATGGCTGGCCAACATGCTGGTGGGCTCTGCCAACATGTCGATGAAGGGCATGGATTTCATGAAGCCGCTGACCGCACCGGCCCAGCAGCTGATCGACAGCGCCGTCTCCTTCCTGCCGGGCAAGGGTGCCGCCATCGCCACCATCGTCATCGGTATCCTGCTGATCCTGGCCAGCGTCACTTATCTGGGCAAAGTGCTGCAGAAGGTGCTGGTTGGCCGCGCCAAAGAGGTACTGCACAAGGCATTGGGCCGTGGCCCGCTGAGCGGCATCACCTCCGGTGCGCTGGTGACCATCATGGTGCAGTCCTCCTCCACCACCACCAGCCTGATGATCCCGCTGGCTGGCGGCGGCGTGTTCAGCACTCGCCAGCTCTACCCCTTCACTCTGGGCGCCAATATCGGTACAACCATCACCGCCCTGCTGGCTGCCACCGCCATCAGCGGAGCCGGTGCCCAGCTGGCCCTGACCATTGCGCTGGTCCACGTACTGTTCAACGTCTTCGCCGTGGCGCTGATTTATGGCCTGCCATTCCTGCGTGACCTGCCGGTGCGCGCCGCCGAAGGGCTGGCCCGGATTGGCAGCGAGAACAAGCTGCTGGCGCTTGGCTATGTGGCGGGACTCTTCTTCGCCCTGCCGGCCCTGATGATGGTCGTGGCCAAGTAA
- a CDS encoding FKBP-type peptidyl-prolyl cis-trans isomerase: MKFILIALLVAGVAYYFYSSSNNKKLAEDNVRQGAEFLASNKEKPLVTTTASGLQYEVLTPGTGTVHPTATSKVKVHYEGKLLDGTVFDSSVARGEPIEFGLNQVIKGWTEGVQLMVEGEKTRFYIPANLAYGDRAAGKIPPGSVLIFDVELLGIK; this comes from the coding sequence ATGAAATTCATACTGATCGCGCTGCTGGTTGCCGGTGTCGCCTATTACTTCTACTCCAGCAGCAATAACAAGAAGCTGGCCGAAGATAATGTTCGCCAGGGAGCCGAGTTCCTCGCCAGCAATAAGGAGAAACCGCTGGTGACCACCACCGCCTCCGGCCTGCAGTACGAAGTGCTGACTCCGGGCACCGGCACGGTTCACCCCACCGCCACCAGCAAGGTGAAGGTGCACTACGAGGGCAAGCTGCTGGACGGTACCGTCTTTGACAGCTCGGTCGCCCGTGGCGAGCCCATCGAGTTTGGCCTCAATCAGGTGATCAAGGGGTGGACTGAAGGAGTTCAGCTGATGGTGGAAGGAGAGAAGACCCGTTTCTATATCCCGGCCAACCTCGCCTACGGTGACCGCGCCGCCGGCAAAATTCCGCCGGGATCCGTGCTGATCTTTGATGTGGAGCTGCTGGGTATCAAGTAA